GAAAAATAACATCAGGAATAaactttttgaatatattttgcaTTTGATTGTTTTAACATTTAAGATACAATTTGACTGCACACACAATTTGGCTCCTTCTAGTGAGAAATCTTTACCAAGTTTAGGTACCCGCTCAAATATCACCACATCAACGCCAACAATTAAATTCTGATCCACCATCTGATGAATCACACATATAGTTGATCAAATGTGGAAAAGGTTAAACCATCTCATTCATATAGTAGATCAAATGGCTAAAACTCACCCTATTAGATTGTTTTATGCACTGTTCTGGATGGGCATTAGATGATCATATTGTTTTTATGCACAGTTCTAGGTGAGCACTAGATGGTGGATTTTGAACCCTTCTATATTTTCTTTCCCTTCagtttgtatatttatatgacatGATTTGCATGTGCGCTTGAACTTgtagagcattttttttttctcagggAGCTAAATATTAGAGTTATTACAATCATTTAAACAGATGGTATTTTTCTTATTTGTGTTTACTTGTTAGGATGGGCTATCTTTATTTTGTATCTTTTCTGAATATGTAACTACATATGATTGACTAGGGTGAGGGAAGATCTTCAGAGTTGGGGGATTTCTTTGCTAATGCCGATGCCAACTATTTAGGGAGAGAGAGGCCGGGAGCAAATTACTATAATGACAACCTAGAAAGAGCCATTGTTGATGTAGACCCTATGGATATGTCAGAAAGCATGCAAGAAGCCATGCACCGTTCAAATTTGGAAATAAGGTATGCATGAGTGTATTTGTTCACTTACTGTCTTTCATTTCTTAAACTGCTGGTCGTGGTCACTTTTTAGCTTCTCATTGCTTATTTAAACTACTTGTATTAAGGTATTCATGATTATGTATTTGATCACTTAATGTCTTCCAGTCCTTAAATTGCAGGTCTTGGTCACTTCTGAGCTTCTCATTGCTTATTTAAACTACTTGTTTTGCCCCTTTATTTTTTGTTTGCCATGTTTTTGTTTTTCATTGCAAACTAGACATTTATTCCAGATTCATGGGGTAGAATATCTTTAATGAGAAACTGCCTTCCTTTTCCAATGAAGGAATAAGAGACGGACAAGTTCAAATTTATCAAGCGAATATTGGTTTTCTGTGGCCTTCTGTCTGTCCATATGCATTACATCCCATGTCATATTACATCAACAAATGttgctcaaattttttttttctttatatgttTTAGTTATTATCTTTGTTGTTTTATTTCTTCCAGGTAGTTCTTGTTCCTGAGCATTTTTAGCAGAACTCTTAAACTTGCACCTCAATGCCTGTTTCTGTTGGTTAAACGTTCAAACGGATACTTTACTTGGTTTAACCCATGTCTCAGCAATGAAGTTTGCCTGAACTTTTTATGGCCTCTTGCACTTTTTCTTTGTGTTAGGTTGTAAATGAATTCTTGGAATTGAGTAAAATTCCCCAAATTTCGGTTAGGATTTTGATATTTGAACATGCAGTTATGCTGGCCACGAATTTTTGATTAAGTTTTTGTTGTTTGACTTCTGGATGTTTAGTTTGCAAACTAAATTTTAACCattatgtattttgtgattttatttttgagaGGCATTTTGGCTGATACTTCAGAGAGCTGTGTTGGCatctatatattttgtatttttcatGAACCATTCTTAAACTGAGGCAAAATTTAAAATGGGAGTATGGAGGTTTGTGGTTTTGATATTTTCCTAGAGGGTTAGATATTCTCTTTGTTTTTGCCTTTTCCATTTACCCATGGCATTccctttttacatttttttttttctcaccttGTCTTTTCTAGACTAATCTTTTTTAATATAGTCGTCATACGTCCTTAATCAATTATATCTTATGCGTGGTTTGATTGAGTATGCAATTCTGAACATTAAATTCTCTGTCTCTCCGACTGGCAGTGGTGCAGAGTATACAAGGAAGGAAATTCCTCTTCATGTGTTGCCAACCTCATCTTTTGTCAACCTTGATTCTCCTCTAACTTCTTTTATGGATTTACAACGTGTACTTTATGAAGAGGAACGAGAAGCATATAACCAAGCCATCTTACAAAATATGAGGTGTTCAAATTTTGTCATTTTCTATGTggtcttccattttttttttcaaataatataaatattatttctttctttcttcttatttGCTGCATTTTTACTTAGGGAGGGGAAAGTGCATCCACTTACTTACATTCATCACACATCAACATATCAGGCTTCCATGTGCAAGTTAATGGAGTATTGGTTAGAATCAATGCCTATGTCTTACCTGTTTGTGTTTGCTTTCTTCCTTTGCCCCTTTGATTCACTGCCTTTGAATCATCTGCAGCTTAAGTCCTGCCATAAATGTTCTGCAAGACCGTTTGAAAGAGAATGAAACTCAGGCAAGTAATGAACAACACTTCTGTTTTTAAAGTCCAAAAGTGGTATACAAACAACTAGACCTTATACGGATTGAATGGTAGTTGAGTATATAATGTTTGCTTGAAACCTtgattttgaaatctcaaaactTATTGCTCCGACTGTTCCCTATAGTTAGAGtaaagaatattttctcccaattCTAATGTTGTTCAGAATTGTTTTAGACCAAGTGCTTGTATACTTTGTGTTCTGGTATAAATTCTTAGGGCTTTctcctttgtttttgttttttgttttgattttgtttttcgTTGTTTTTAAATTTAACTTTAAAAGGCACACTTGATGAGCTTGTGCCAAAATACTGACTGTTGATTTTCACCATATCATGTTTTTAATCCCTTGGGGCCATAAACAGTCAATGCTGATATGACATCCTTATGAGAGTTACTGGTATGTGACTTTCTTTGAAATCTAATTTCCGTTTAAAAGCTGTTTTGCTTTTGTGGAAACAGTTAACCCTGCTAGCTGATGAAGCCAGGATTCTGGAGGCTGAGGCGGTCCGAGGGAGTGACTTAAGCTCTGCATCTCCACGTAAAATTTCATCTCCCAGCCTCCGAGGCAGTGCTTCTTTTGGTCATAATAGGGACATGCATAATTCGGCAGAACCTATTAATTTGAGGAGCACTGGTAGTCGGAGCAGAAAAGGTTCCTAGTTAAATCCTCCATCATTTTGAAGAACTGGGTAAGCATTTTATCTAGCTGTGATACCCCTGCTATCCTCATTTGCTCCttttcttctccctctttttgtttttgggttttgttgTAACTTGGAGATCTTGGGGCGATTTTCAGGATGTATGATACCAAAAAATTACAAGTTTTATACTGATTGTAAAGAATGATCAAGTTCAGTTATTATATACAAGTTTATCAGATGTCTGATTTTGGAACTTCTCATGGTCATCTCAAAGTTAAAGTTTTCACATAATTCTGTGTATCTGAGAAAAATGGACTGATTCAGTTATGTTGATCTTCATATGGAATAATAGCTCTTAAAACTTGACAAAATTTTGATAGATAATCTGACTTGTTGTCATGACTCTAAATTGTTAATATCATGTTTATTATTAAAATGAAATGCTTGAGTGCCATTGCTGATCCACACTGCGAGATTTGCAGTGCTATAAAATTATATCTCAATTATATGCACGAGCATGAAATTAGTATAAaaattatcattttcaatttttgggCACTATGCAAGGTACATCCTCAACAACTTTCTCCACATTTTTTTCCTTTCAGAAAAGATAGGAGAATTTTATTAGCACAAGGTTATACAACAAAATTGAGGAGGCTAGGGGAGATCCTCAGCCTTTTAGGTTGCGGCAAGAGCCTTCTACATCAAAGATGTTATtctgaatatgtatatatatatatttacaatagaAATAGGTGTCTTTAAAAGCCTTGGAGTTCACTATTCTCCATATATGGTAAATAGTTGCTTACTTAAGAAGCCATACGACTGTTGAGTGTGGTGGTTTTAGAATTGCTGGCACCAAAAAGAGGTCAGATCAGAGGCCATGGGGAGGTTTTAGGATCGTTGGTACCAAACGAAGTCAGATCAGAGGCCAAGGGGATGGCCTTCTGTTATGGAAATGGGAGAAGGAGCTGGTATTGGTTGTGGGAAAAAGGTTAGCTGAAAATAAGGTGTTTTAGTTTTTTGGTCGTGCTATGGCTGTTACGAAGGAGACATGTGTTAGGGGCTTGGATGTTCTGCTTTGAAAGCTTGTTTAGTGTTAGATGGTCTGTTGAGGATGATTAGCCAACATATGGTAGTCTGTCTAGGGATGACCAAGTGGGGTTGGAGGATTTTTGGCCGtatgatgatcttagcatgaatTGACGGAGAAAGAATGTAAGGGGATAATAGACCAAAGTAGTGTGGTCTTCATATTGTGGAAAGGACGAGATAAATGAGGCAAAATATTGGATGTCTATGTTGTTGGGGGAGTGCCTTCTAGGCCAAGATCTATCCCCTACAACTAGGTCAACCACTTCAGCAAAGAGAGGCCAAATTCTAGATGAAGAGGCCAAACTCTAGGTGAATATTGGAGCCATGTGTGTTGAAAAATTGGCTAGAAGGATGTCAAGTGTCAAGGACGAAGGTAGATGGACCATTGCAAAGGTGAGAATTGATTCAAGGGTAAATGGTAGCCTTGTAACTAAAGATTTTCCTCGAGGTTGGTGCATGTTGTGTGTGTTGGGTTGGGTCTGATTGCCCAATCCTCTCTTTCATCTTGGAAACATGAATCTAGGTAAcctagaggaaaaaaaaaaaaaaggcttgaaGGAGTGGATATTCCAAAGCATTCTATAACTGGAAGCCTGATTGATTTCAAAGACAATTTTCAGCCTTAGGTCGGTTTTAAAATATGGTTTACAAATATCAGGGTAATTCACATTGGAGGCCTAAGATTTCTACTCAATACTCAACACCTATAAGAAAGAAGGCTTTGATTTTTCACTCAAGGCCGCAAATAACAATTGTAGGAAGCAAGCCGAGTACTAGTAGCTATGTGTCATAGATTCGCAAGCATTGACGATAGTGAGGGCTGTGCGGCACTAGTTAGGAGCCCCTCCCTCAACCAAGTTAGTCAAAGTTTATACGTTCAAGTTTGTAGGCGTGGGCATCGCATAAGTCTTTTAACTAAAGTGGTAACAGTTAGAGTAATATTAAAGGCAACCACAATTTTTATAGGTAAGAGTCATTGATGCAGAAGGCATCCAGGGATTAGTAAAGTGCatcaaaatcatatatagtaaaatataacaaaaatatctacttattttattcaatAAAGAAGGCAATAGTACGAGTATTACACAAATAGTTCACTGTGAATACAAATGCCTAGAAAGTAGCATATTGTCATGATCTCCTCTTGTTATCCCATTACATTGTCATCCCTATCAATCTCACTCATTTTATTGATGTTGTTGTCAATTTTTTGTAAGGGTTCAATCTTTTGCTTGCACTGCTACTAGGGCTCCAAATGAGCCAAGTTGCTTGTGAGCTATTCGGTGTTCGACTTTATAAATGGCTCGCTTGAATTCGTTTATTAAGTTAGACGAGTTGTGCTCTAGTTCAAATTTCGAGCTTGTCAACTAGACGTGTggtgacccgaaaaataaataatttgtatTGATATAATCTCGGATACCAAAATGTGATGACCTGGAACCCAATGGGGTCCAGGTTACACCTTTCCATAACTTATTTTAAAACAAGTAGCGGAAAATAATCTAAACCtcaaataccataccagagtactaaatccCCACAAAATACATAGATATCTCCTAGTATCAATATTACATCacataaacataaaacatacatcaCGGGTTtttacacaaacacttactttaAACTAACTTATCTAAGTCCTACCCCAAAGCTTGCTAGACTTGGTTTCCTATATGTCatgaaatgtgaaaatatttattggggtgagacacctttcagtaagacgaaatagattatcatcagtgtgtgactaatgtgagttttagtgtaagcaaaatataattattaatttatctttaaatgaaatagcatttgtgttggaattggtgaaTTCCCAAGAAggagggtgaattgagtattaaaaaatttcttccttagTGTAACTAATCCAACAGCAGTATACAACAACCTAGGGTCTCTTTAGAACATACATCAATTCAATATATAAactactgagcaaatatttaatcaaataaatcaaTCTCAATATTACCAATCACTCAAtgcatataaacagtataatcagagtaatgaaaaatatcatgcaggtgcagaaaataaattgcagATAAATAAAATTGACACTagatatgatatcgaggttcgatcaatactgcctacgtcttcGCCTCAAGTTCACAAGTAAGATGATTTCTACTAAAACCTTTACTCACTTGCGTGTGGAGTAGCACCGTTTACAAAGCCTCTCTTTACTGGGCGAGATAAACTTCAGGTTTGATTAATAGGGCTGAcccaaacctttacaacaccttaacatgatggtacacctagttctcttaaccgggtttgAACCCGTCCGGTGCTTTCCTAATCGAGTATGAGCAAttcgggacttttcacagggcgaGTTTTCGTCTTCCGACAACCCATCGGGAATAcaatcaataaaatatttgtgcacaaataaattgcttctaacaaaagctgatGTGACACCAATAAGtacaaatacactcacgtatgatatgaaatcaaGCTCAATGCAAGAATGTGATTTTGTAAAAAATAACTTATGCAATATTTGAAttaaatgtatatgataaaacaCTTCAAAGATGCAaaccttaataaaaaaattttcttccaaaaatatttttcaaataaagtgtaggagaacctagaaTTTTGTACTCAAATCAATTTAtgcccaaataataataaatgatttttgataaaaaatatgcaaaatacttcaaagatcttcAAGTTCTCAAGAGCAATCtctagaaatatttttcaaaatgaagtatATGAGATTTTACAGTTATGCCCAAAAACGAACTCTTGCAATAAAGGCAAGATAAGTTTTATAAATTTTGCAATAGAAATGCAAAAGATTCACAAGTTAGAAAAATATTTCTTCCAAGATATTTATCAAAGGACTATGTGGAGAAACTCAACTTATACTCACAAggaatgatttaaaaaatataagagcaaatgagagtaaatgacaattgttgtgaaaaatgaatgcccaaataaatTTGTTCTTGAAAAGATTTTCAATGTAATGAGTATAGGAGAgtataaaggaatgaaaaaatcaaaaatattttcagaagattttcaatctaatctcatgtttaaaaatgagtaatggaggGTGTATATAGAGTCTGAGGgaattttgaccgttagggacatattaggtaatttagaaaatatttaattaaaatttaaccctGATTACTGCGGTGAAAATATGTGAATCCAAGAGGTTTGATTGTCTGGTGCACAGTACCGATCGCCCGAACAAACAATAagcttttgaaattttagttgggTTTGATTGGTTGAGCACAATACCGGTCAGCTGAGCCAAGACGATTTTCTTCACCTGCGTGAGTTTTGGCGCTTGATGCTTAGTTCAGTTTGCCGGACTATAAAGGTCGGGCGCCTGAGATCATTTTGAACTGGAGGTTCAATCGGTCGAGGCAGGTAAAAAGGGACTATatcaaggtttggtcaaccgttgGCGTTCAATTCAAACTAGGGACGGTTGCCCGAgtaaagtcaaaatgttgactctttACACGTTTGGTCGATCAAGCCATAACACTCTAAGGTCAGTCGCCTAAGGCTATTCAAAGTTCAAGTTTAAGTCCTGATTTTGTTTAAAAATCACATCTGTTCACATCGGTATAACTTTTGAGCTACAGGGGATTTGTCATgaggtgcttggggacctaagATCAGTTTATGGCTTAGGCTTCTTAATTGAGCCCAAAAATTCGgcgtcagtcgactgaagtctaTCTATGATCTTTTGATTTCAATACAGTCCATTTACGGTCATCACTAAGCTTTCATTCATACAATGCATGTCATGAATTATTACAGATCCaattaaaagaaaaatgcattacaaattaaaaacataagtcttcttcttcatctttgcttTATTGCCTTCTTGGAATACACCCGATGATGTGAGCTTTTAAGTTCTATTCTGACTTCCATTATTCATTtctttatatgtgctgaaatttaggcttgttcacatactaaatacacacataagtaacctGTGCTTTGTcggcatcaaaatagggatcaaactaaaaaagtcaacaatttgtaaactgtactcacacctatataattgaaaatacatatttttcttctcaaaacatgCTTCGACTTAATAAATAACCctgtttacataaatctacatatatgcatagaagaacctcTTTGATTGGGCTAACATCATATGTAACCCCCATGAtcgagttgtgcggtccgaagactggacttagccttgACTGacctaccaccaagctaagttAAAATACCTTGTCTATGAGTCTAATTTGCGTACCACAACCTGGTCTGGACTCCATGAGAGTATACAACCCTTCTCTGGCCAAATCAACTTTTCATTAATtaacacttccacaacagtgtggctgcactaagaatttcactagctacggtaccaaacTCTCAACACATCTGGTCCATTaggattcttaaaccatataatgcaatttacataataaaacagtaacataatctcattttctcaacataCATTTCATAATAGTCTGTCCACAATTTCCAACCATTGTCGTGAACGGTATCAAACCACCTGTTTCACAAATCGGTATCAAACCGTCAAATTCATAATCCACATTATTCTCAACGTTTCGAAAGATTAGTATAAAACCATAACTTTTGctgtataataccataaaaatccAACATGTTTAattatacaacaataataaatcattctcatgccacacgatttgaatgttaaattataatataataaactgaCTAGGAAAagtatatttttctgaaaataagggtatgatgCTCTATGGTTTTATTTTAActgaaattatatattttataggaaaaaggagatgatcacccCACTCACTTTAATTTTTTCCCAGATACATGTCTAATAAACCAAAATCACTAATTTCATACACCTAATTCATTCAGAAAATCCAATATGATATTTTTGTATCCAAATACTCAAGTTTAATCggtttaatttcaaaataaactgacataatctattctccttattttaaccctagagtggtgcctacgacgtccaaaCGACGAAATTTCTCTGGTTAAATTGTTGAGGAGCAGAGTTAGGACCCAGGAATGATGTTTATTTTTCAATTTGGTCGAGAAATGGccgagaaattaagagagagaaagggagtgaAGAAAGAgattgatgtgtgtgtgtgtgagagagagagagagagagagagagagatgagagtgtATGGCAACAGGGGGGGGGGGCAATTGAAATTGGATTCTTTAAGATTGAATCaagaagcttctttaagcttcctAATACTAAacttattatatattataatatgattatattatttaattataattaattaattaatttttaggatcactacaagaAGAGCGAGCTTGAACTAGTTCATACTCGAATTATGCTTGTGAGCCGGCTCGTTTAACAGTTTGAAAGTCAACTCCTTTAATAGCTTGCATCCGGCTCACTTATCAACTCGTTTACTAGTTTGTTAGTAACTAGCTTAATATTAGACTTGTGAACTAGTTCGATATTAAGCTCATAAACAAACTTAATATTAATCACATTAAATAtttgcttttaaaattttttactttaatatacagttttctcaaattatatttattaattatcaattaattttaATTAGCTTAGTGGCTTGTTTCATTTATTAGTTTAAAACGAGTTTGAATCGAGTTGAGTTTGAGCTCGAGCTTGGCATGTTTATATGTGAAATGAGCTTTAGTCGAGGCGAGCTTGAGTCAAGCTTAAGTTATATATGCTAAACGAGCCGAGCTCGAGCTCGAGCTCGAGCTTGATATAGCTTGGCTCAGCTAAGCTTGGCTTGACTCATTTGTAGCCTTAGCTGTCACTGTCTTGGAGTTTAGGAAGTATTGAATCTTCAATGTGGCATGCTAAAGGTCTTCAATTATTTTCCtaactattctcttcttctccCTACCCATCCCTCTAATCAAGTACTGCTGTTGCTGACGATCTTCTTTGTTGATGATTCTGTAcacaaggatctcttcaacatctttGGTTGTAGATTTCTTTCTAGAAATGGTTGGTCTTCTTGACTTCTGTTGGCtacaatttttttcatttaaatggaGTGACCTTAAGTTGTGTTGATGTAAAATACAGGATGGACTTGTCGTCTATGGATTTTCATCCATGCTAGCTATTTAACTCGGTAATATGCATGTTTGAATTTTTCTATCACCTTTATTGGGCCTTCATATCTTCATAAGAGTCTTTTGTCCTTATTGTGAAGGAATCAAAATGTTTCTAGTGGCACTTTCACTAGCACAAGGTCTCCAACTTCAAATTGTTGTGGGCATCACCCTTTGTCTACTAATTTCTTTATACACTTTGAACCTTCCAATTGACCTCGAGATACTTCTTTATTTTGCATCCAGTTCTGTGTAAACTAGCACACTTTTGAGAAATTTCACTGTATGGGCCATTGAGGGTGTGTAGGAGGGCCAATTGTTGACATGTCACAGTCTTAAAACAACTTTTATTAGTTGTAGGAGATTTCATAGAATTAAAGAAAAATTGTGCTTTATTGTTTCTATTAATGTTCATAATGTGTCATAAGTATTCTTCCAATGCCCCATTAAAGCCTTTTGTCTGACTATTTGATTATGGCGGTAGCttatgaaaagattaaggcttAACCCATAAAGTGAAAGCGTATACCCCAAAATCCACTAATGAATCTAAATGAATCCAACATCTCAATTGCTAACAATGTTGTTTGGGACTCCCTAGTACTTCatcacatgcttgaagaataactAAGCTA
This window of the Malania oleifera isolate guangnan ecotype guangnan chromosome 6, ASM2987363v1, whole genome shotgun sequence genome carries:
- the LOC131157178 gene encoding uncharacterized protein LOC131157178 isoform X2 encodes the protein MTLAMGRTTRVIGWYHSHPHITILPSHVDVRTQAMYQLLDSGFIGLIFSCFSEDAHKVGRIQVIAFQSLDGRQNYMLRPVSLSPVNRSSIIDVESSWSSAENTSSRPARAECVELDTGDTGDSRTAVGINKGEGRSSELGDFFANADANYLGRERPGANYYNDNLERAIVDVDPMDMSESMQEAMHRSNLEISGAEYTRKEIPLHVLPTSSFVNLDSPLTSFMDLQRVLYEEEREAYNQAILQNMREGKVHPLTYIHHTSTYQASMCKLMEYCLSPAINVLQDRLKENETQLTLLADEARILEAEAVRGSDLSSASPRKISSPSLRGSASFGHNRDMHNSAEPINLRSTGSRSRKGS
- the LOC131157178 gene encoding uncharacterized protein LOC131157178 isoform X1 — protein: MSLTGVKMSEDVWLTCLTHALSTEKEEIMGLLLGDIQHSKNGGVTALIWGASPQKRSDRRKDRVETNPEQLAAASAQAERMTLAMGRTTRVIGWYHSHPHITILPSHVDVRTQAMYQLLDSGFIGLIFSCFSEDAHKVGRIQVIAFQSLDGRQNYMLRPVSLSPVNRSSIIDVESSWSSAENTSSRPARAECVELDTGDTGDSRTAVGINKGEGRSSELGDFFANADANYLGRERPGANYYNDNLERAIVDVDPMDMSESMQEAMHRSNLEISGAEYTRKEIPLHVLPTSSFVNLDSPLTSFMDLQRVLYEEEREAYNQAILQNMREGKVHPLTYIHHTSTYQASMCKLMEYCLSPAINVLQDRLKENETQLTLLADEARILEAEAVRGSDLSSASPRKISSPSLRGSASFGHNRDMHNSAEPINLRSTGSRSRKGS